One region of Juglans microcarpa x Juglans regia isolate MS1-56 chromosome 7S, Jm3101_v1.0, whole genome shotgun sequence genomic DNA includes:
- the LOC121240874 gene encoding uncharacterized protein LOC121240874 has product MDGGIDRGGDMSTFQYAKVLIKGRWFVFFATMLIMCWFGAASIYGVYYKVIKETLGFEAKEMNQITFYEHVGAYLSVFVGLLCDLTPEWLVLLIGAAFNFAGFFMPWIAVMHKIPKPKASEMGVFVGLGAAAPNFAHTIALVTCVNNFPESRGVVLGLMKGMAEASVAVLTQIYQLVIHGDDDVRNLILATAVLPAITSVAFVFTIRKIERDDDDQRWQRHPNELRVFLKFYYLTSVVALFLMIVTLFERYFDVTKTDHKYHVIVIFVLIFLPLYNVIKEEAAAQSRLEKQQFLDRLAILVVQFIEKPQEILLADSNSSINQILEEKKPKRSCLSSIFFSKPERGEDHSIFQAILSIDMLYILVIMLCGYGSGLTAYEHFWRLGKALGNKEQVVTSIISMTSVWNCLGRIYSGFLSELLIIKWRVPRSTMLAFMLLLQCIALLLGAFPEIPGAYYLATVTIGFALGAQLPVNLAMISEFFGLKYYGTLLNFAQLTTPLGLYLMNQNLARVLNYEREVTNDIIAQGKDPSTVMDQVCRGSHCLRLLFSTLALISFVGALVSLKFAGRTRGFYQGDVYKKFRGQRCTGNGRSRSVEGEAHVKHLGGDVEALETHEMAQA; this is encoded by the coding sequence ATGGATGGGGGAATCGACCGCGGAGGGGACATGAGTACTTTTCAGTATGCAAAAGTACTGATTAAAGGAAGATGGTTCGTGTTTTTCGCCACCATGCTGATTATGTGTTGGTTTGGGGCAGCCTCCATTTATGGAGTGTACTACAAAGTGATTAAAGAAACTCTTGGGTTTGAAGCGAAAGAAATGAATCAGATAACTTTTTATGAACATGTGGGTGCATACTTGTCGGTATTCGTTGGCCTTCTTTGTGACTTGACACCAGAATGGCTTGTGCTCCTCATCGGTGCAGCCTTTAACTTTGCAGGCTTTTTCATGCCGTGGATAGCCGTCATGCACAAAATTCCGAAACCAAAAGCTTCGGAAATGGGCGTTTTCGTTGGCCTTGGGGCCGCTGCACCAAACTTTGCACACACAATAGCGCTCGTCACCTGTGTCAACAACTTCCCGGAGAGCCGAGGCGTTGTGTTGGGTCTAATGAAGGGTATGGCTGAAGCTTCTGTAGCTGTCCTGACCCAGATTTACCAGCTCGTTATACATGGAGATGACGATGTTAGAAATCTTATTCTTGCCACTGCTGTGCTCCCCGCTATAACTTCAGTTGCTTTTGTGTTCACAATCCGGAAGATAGAGCGGGATGATGACGATCAAAGGTGGCAACGTCATCCAAACGAGCTCAGAGTGTTCTTGAAATTCTATTATCTAACGAGCGTAGTTGCACTTTTTCTCATGATCGTGACTTTGTTTGAGAGATACTTCGATGTTACCAAGACAGATCATAAGTATCATGTCATTGTGATCTTTGTCCTGATCTTCCTCCCGCTTTATAATGTCATTAAAGAAGAGGCTGCTGCCCAGTCCAGACTCGAGAAACAGCAGTTCTTGGATCGTCTTGCTATATTAGTAGTACAATTCATTGAAAAACCACAAGAAATATTGCTTGCAGATTCTAATTCTTCTATTAATCAAATACTAGAAGAGAAGAAGCCCAAAAGATCTTGTCTCTCAAGCATATTCTTCAGCAAACCAGAAAGAGGAGAGGACCACTCCATTTTCCAAGCAATCCTAAGCATCGACATGTTGTACATCCTTGTTATCATGCTATGTGGATATGGGTCAGGCTTGACAGCCTACGAACACTTCTGGCGCCTTGGTAAAGCACTGGGAAACAAAGAACAAGTTGTGACCTCCATTATATCAATGACTAGTGTATGGAACTGCCTTGGGAGGATCTATTCTGGGTTCCTCTCCGAACTCTTGATTATCAAATGGAGAGTTCCTCGGTCGACGATGTTGGCGTTCATGCTTCTCCTGCAATGCATAGCCTTGCTCCTAGGCGCCTTCCCAGAAATCCCCGGCGCGTACTACTTAGCAACAGTGACAATTGGATTTGCACTTGGTGCACAATTGCCAGTAAACTTGGCAATGATTTCAGAGTTCTTTGGCCTTAAGTACTACGGCACATTGCTCAATTTTGCACAGTTGACCACTCCACTTGGCTTGTATTTAATGAATCAAAACCTCGCAAGAGTTCTTAATTACGAAAGGGAGGTAACCAACGACATTATAGCTCAGGGCAAGGATCCGTCGACTGTGATGGATCAAGTTTGCCGGGGTTCCCATTGTTTGAGGCTTTTATTCTCTACTTTGGCTCTCATTTCATTCGTCGGAGCTCTTGTCTCCCTAAAATTTGCAGGGAGAACACGAGGGTTTTACCAAGGGGATGTGTATAAGAAGTTTAGAGGTCAAAGGTGTACAGGAAATGGCAGATCTAGGAGTGTAGAAGGTGAGGCACACGTGAAGCACTTAGGAGGGGACGTCGAGGCCTTGGAGACTCATGAGATGGCTCAGGCCTGA
- the LOC121240875 gene encoding pyridoxal phosphate homeostasis protein-like translates to MATFVAATEGVIIAFRSVLRRAHLATERFNCGFDRVQVVAMSKTKQVFLIRQVYDARHQCLGENYVQELINKASQLPDVIEWHFIGNLQSNNTKPLLGYLRGLDRCVKPSSSSSTSSTSIALENANSKIKELIARQYELEAQLAKQADIEMRIKQ, encoded by the exons ATGGCCACCTTCGTAGCCGCCACGGAAGGCGTCATAATAGCTTTCCGGTCCGTGCTTCGACGTGCCCATCTAGCCACTGAGCGCTTCAATTGTGGGTTCGACCGTGTCCAAGTGGTGGCTATGAGCAAGACCAAACAGGTCTTTCTCATCCGCCAAGTCTACGATGCCAGGCATCAGTGCTTGGGGGAAAATTACGTTCAAGAGCTCATCAACAAAGCTTCTCAg CTTCCAGACGTTATTGAGTGGCATTTCATTGGGAATTTACAAAGCAACAACACCAAGCCTCTTCTAG gatatttgaggggtttggatCGCTGTGTAAAACCTTCTAGTTCTTCCTCAACGTCAAGTACCTCTATAGCgttagagaatgcgaattccaagATTAAAGAATTGATTGCAAGACAGTATGAgctagaggctcaattggcgaAACAAGCAGACATAGAGATGCGCATCAAACAATAA